A region from the Leptospira ellinghausenii genome encodes:
- a CDS encoding response regulator produces the protein METLSSLARVILLEDDPTISLFYNGILQKQGMEVTCFSDIKPAIDFLTENHLQNQNIVITDLQLPGGNGLDFVREIRKVNKHIPILVITSTEDPKQIIEVMKEHVQEYLIKPVIPSELLSRIKYQLSNKEDSYVYSDYEREKIISLEKLLEWYSYKNTRIKKGDLNTNELHKNLFYGLRTSLAQGAGFGVLSQLIDIIKAMPKADNGGVILDLDILNILEENAIYSKKVLDRFAEIEDVIFDRVEIDEVSPLKLYNEMLKLKEEVNPLLLLKDQVLLIPEYNASKLSSKLIKWNQLYFKKIIYELLLNAMRFSKHSSRIFFLLNFDSDGIYLSTINSYAEEEFSKKGISNDYLELIFEPFFRITKNIYEKHGSLDFGIGLSFVKQTVEKFGGTITALNLVDHTNETKETKIEFKIFLPYSSSLK, from the coding sequence ATGGAAACACTTAGTTCTCTAGCAAGGGTCATACTTCTTGAGGATGATCCGACTATTTCACTTTTTTACAATGGTATCCTTCAGAAACAAGGAATGGAAGTTACTTGTTTTTCTGATATTAAACCAGCCATAGACTTTTTAACTGAAAATCATCTACAAAATCAAAATATTGTCATTACTGATTTACAACTTCCCGGTGGGAATGGTTTGGATTTCGTTAGAGAAATTCGAAAAGTAAATAAACATATTCCGATTTTGGTAATCACTTCAACTGAGGATCCAAAACAAATCATAGAAGTCATGAAGGAGCATGTTCAAGAATACCTGATAAAACCAGTTATTCCAAGTGAATTGCTTTCTCGTATCAAATACCAACTTTCAAACAAAGAAGATTCGTATGTGTATTCAGATTATGAAAGAGAAAAAATTATATCGCTTGAAAAATTATTAGAATGGTATAGCTACAAAAACACTCGTATCAAAAAAGGAGATCTAAATACTAACGAACTTCATAAAAATCTTTTTTATGGACTTAGAACAAGTTTAGCACAAGGAGCTGGTTTTGGAGTTTTGTCTCAATTGATAGATATCATAAAAGCAATGCCAAAAGCGGATAATGGTGGGGTTATTTTAGATTTAGATATCTTGAATATCTTAGAAGAAAATGCAATTTACTCGAAGAAGGTTTTAGATCGATTTGCTGAAATTGAAGATGTAATTTTTGATAGAGTTGAAATCGATGAAGTGTCACCTTTAAAATTGTACAATGAAATGTTGAAGTTAAAGGAAGAAGTTAATCCGCTTTTGCTTCTAAAAGACCAAGTTTTACTAATCCCTGAATATAATGCTTCGAAACTTAGTTCAAAATTGATCAAATGGAATCAACTATATTTTAAAAAAATAATCTATGAACTTTTATTGAATGCAATGAGGTTTTCTAAACATTCAAGTAGAATATTTTTTCTATTAAATTTCGATTCAGATGGAATTTACCTTTCTACAATAAATTCCTATGCGGAAGAAGAATTCTCGAAGAAGGGAATTTCTAATGATTATTTAGAACTAATCTTTGAGCCTTTTTTTAGAATTACAAAGAATATTTATGAAAAACATGGTTCCTTAGATTTTGGGATCGGACTAAGCTTTGTAAAACAGACTGTAGAAAAGTTTGGTGGAACCATTACGGCGCTGAATTTGGTAGACCATACAAACGAAACCAAGGAAACCAAAATAGAGTTCAAAATATTCCTCCCTTATTCTTCCTCTTTGAAGTGA
- the thiL gene encoding thiamine-phosphate kinase, with amino-acid sequence MKESDIIRTLFGTTPPPEDDCYYLAPNRLVTTDSLSEGTHFLHEWSNPEILAGKLVEVNVSDITASGGVPKECFLNLGLSPTSQKQDWVRRFAKALRYSLHQYGMKLAGGDTFSSPTTQLALTVVGIVKKPWLRSGGKPGDYLYVTGDLGQSLLGYHSLKKNWKGKDFKPAIEKHLLPKSKQILHKPLSKYRIHACMDITDGLIQDAERLALASKGKLTIQVESVPLHPFAVEKLGVDFCLGSGEELELLFLSPDILPNQIESIPVTMIGRFEKGKPGTKFLREGKTYRPKTKGFLHFKEEE; translated from the coding sequence TTGAAAGAATCAGATATCATCCGAACCCTTTTTGGAACAACTCCTCCACCTGAGGACGATTGTTATTATTTGGCGCCAAACCGTCTCGTCACGACGGATTCCTTATCCGAAGGAACCCATTTCCTCCATGAATGGTCAAACCCCGAAATCCTAGCAGGAAAACTAGTAGAAGTGAATGTCTCTGACATCACAGCATCGGGTGGAGTTCCGAAAGAGTGTTTTTTAAACCTGGGCCTATCCCCCACCTCGCAGAAACAAGATTGGGTCAGAAGGTTTGCCAAAGCTCTGAGATACTCCCTCCACCAATATGGAATGAAACTCGCTGGTGGCGATACCTTTTCCTCACCCACAACCCAATTGGCACTGACAGTGGTTGGCATAGTCAAAAAACCGTGGCTTCGATCGGGTGGGAAACCAGGTGATTACCTATATGTCACTGGGGATTTAGGCCAAAGCCTTCTCGGGTATCATTCTTTAAAAAAGAATTGGAAGGGGAAAGATTTTAAACCAGCTATTGAAAAACACCTTTTGCCAAAATCAAAACAGATCCTACATAAACCACTTTCAAAATACCGAATCCACGCCTGTATGGACATCACAGATGGACTCATCCAAGATGCAGAAAGGTTGGCACTTGCATCCAAAGGAAAACTCACGATCCAAGTGGAATCTGTCCCCTTACACCCGTTTGCTGTAGAAAAGCTAGGAGTGGATTTTTGCCTTGGTTCCGGGGAAGAATTGGAACTTTTGTTTTTATCACCAGACATCCTACCAAACCAAATTGAATCCATTCCAGTGACGATGATTGGTAGATTTGAAAAAGGAAAACCTGGAACAAAATTCCTAAGAGAAGGAAAAACCTACCGTCCCAAAACCAAAGGTTTCCTTCACTTCAAAGAGGAAGAATAA
- the rplM gene encoding 50S ribosomal protein L13, with amino-acid sequence MELLSKAHKTPSIAKEAVQKQWFVVDATDKTLGRLASQVASRLRGKHKSTFTPNQDCGDNIIIVNASKVAVTGRKREQKIYYHHSRYPGGMTAIAFHKLIQENPERVIMEAVKGMLPKSKLGDQMLKNCRVFAGNDHNLGAQKPLKLELK; translated from the coding sequence ATGGAACTATTGTCTAAAGCCCACAAGACCCCTTCTATCGCAAAAGAAGCCGTACAAAAACAGTGGTTTGTTGTGGACGCAACTGATAAGACTCTCGGAAGATTGGCAAGTCAAGTCGCTTCCCGACTTCGCGGAAAACACAAATCTACATTCACACCGAACCAAGATTGTGGAGATAACATCATCATCGTTAATGCTTCTAAAGTGGCTGTAACAGGTCGCAAAAGAGAACAAAAAATTTACTACCACCACTCCCGTTACCCAGGTGGTATGACTGCGATCGCTTTCCACAAACTCATCCAAGAGAACCCAGAAAGAGTGATCATGGAAGCAGTGAAAGGAATGTTACCTAAATCAAAATTAGGTGACCAAATGTTAAAAAATTGCCGTGTGTTCGCAGGCAATGACCACAACCTAGGAGCTCAAAAGCCCCTAAAACTGGAGTTGAAATAA
- the rpsI gene encoding 30S ribosomal protein S9: MAQKAVWAVGRRKTSVARAKIASGTGKITVNHKDVKDYIKNGEHLVRRALEPLLVLDARDKYDIALNVSGGGVIGQVGAIRHAVARALVAFNESLKPTLKKEGFLTRDSRMVERKKYGLHKARRGTQFSKR; encoded by the coding sequence ATGGCGCAAAAAGCAGTTTGGGCAGTTGGCCGACGCAAAACATCTGTTGCACGAGCAAAAATCGCTTCTGGAACTGGAAAAATCACAGTAAACCATAAAGATGTAAAAGATTACATCAAAAACGGAGAACACTTAGTTCGCCGTGCACTTGAGCCTCTTTTAGTTTTAGATGCTCGTGATAAATATGATATCGCACTCAATGTATCTGGTGGTGGAGTGATTGGACAAGTAGGAGCAATTCGTCACGCAGTGGCTCGTGCTCTAGTTGCTTTCAATGAATCACTCAAACCTACTTTGAAAAAAGAAGGTTTCCTCACTCGTGATAGCCGTATGGTAGAACGTAAAAAATACGGTCTCCACAAAGCACGTCGAGGAACTCAGTTCTCAAAACGTTAA
- a CDS encoding MFS transporter, whose amino-acid sequence MNQIIFYLAFAFGTFASSCFLYSIVIFTQTLTVVKGYSGIVFFFLFLPFPLFFLYTGYLLDHYSKKWVVVGFQFFLFLATFLLGGVTQIFEIYPLLLLPLAFLNGIGMTTVLPGRMALLREVMESHRLVFHTIAGNLLLIFSFGMSPLVVGWIREFQSYSILFLFLAFLHVLSMFAFTLLQLNEKEKKSHSSLGKSEKSIAKTEIPSLVENLRAVLGFLHSDPVSRQVMWIAVFSMLALGPIQVVLPQYVKLELGLGELARGSVLMFLGPGLFLGGIFTILYHHLERKGLVLLIVFGLSSFFFLGFVPFYEAKATSIFLFCFGVSGGILSSLMPAILQKRAEDGLRGRILSLYTVCFQFTPAVSGFFAAFLNDTVGSLWTFTGLGLGFLVISLFSFLRYKDLRQS is encoded by the coding sequence ATGAACCAAATCATCTTTTACCTTGCCTTCGCTTTTGGAACCTTTGCCAGCAGTTGTTTTTTATATTCGATTGTGATTTTTACACAGACGTTAACGGTTGTAAAAGGGTATTCAGGGATTGTTTTTTTCTTTTTGTTTTTACCCTTTCCTCTTTTCTTTTTGTATACGGGATACTTGCTCGATCATTATTCCAAGAAGTGGGTAGTTGTTGGATTTCAGTTTTTTTTATTTTTAGCAACGTTTTTGTTAGGTGGAGTTACTCAAATTTTTGAGATCTATCCACTTTTGTTATTACCCTTGGCCTTTCTCAATGGAATTGGGATGACAACGGTTTTGCCAGGCAGGATGGCACTTCTCCGAGAAGTGATGGAATCACACAGGCTTGTATTCCACACAATCGCTGGGAATTTACTTTTGATATTTTCCTTTGGGATGAGTCCCCTTGTCGTGGGTTGGATACGGGAATTCCAATCTTACTCAATACTATTTCTCTTTTTGGCTTTTTTGCATGTTTTGTCCATGTTTGCCTTTACCTTATTACAGTTAAATGAGAAGGAAAAAAAATCCCATTCCTCGTTAGGTAAATCTGAGAAATCGATCGCAAAAACCGAAATTCCCTCTTTGGTCGAAAATTTACGAGCCGTCTTAGGATTTTTGCATTCGGACCCTGTTTCCAGACAGGTGATGTGGATTGCCGTGTTTAGTATGTTAGCCTTGGGTCCCATCCAAGTGGTCCTTCCGCAATATGTAAAACTAGAATTGGGACTGGGAGAGTTAGCACGAGGATCTGTGTTAATGTTTCTTGGACCTGGATTATTTTTAGGTGGGATTTTCACCATCCTCTACCACCATTTAGAACGAAAGGGGTTGGTCCTACTCATTGTATTCGGTTTGTCTTCTTTTTTCTTTTTAGGATTTGTACCTTTTTATGAGGCAAAGGCCACTTCCATCTTTCTTTTTTGTTTTGGAGTTTCAGGTGGAATCCTTTCGAGTCTGATGCCTGCCATATTACAAAAACGTGCAGAGGACGGACTACGTGGTAGGATCTTATCTCTCTACACAGTTTGTTTCCAATTCACACCTGCTGTTTCTGGATTTTTTGCTGCTTTTTTAAATGATACAGTGGGAAGCCTTTGGACATTTACAGGACTTGGTCTAGGATTCCTTGTGATCTCCCTCTTTTCTTTCCTTCGTTACAAAGATTTAAGGCAAAGTTAA
- the alaS gene encoding alanine--tRNA ligase — protein MKSKTVQEIARLYTNYFQEKGHTIVPSSSLIPKGDPTLLFTTAGMVQFKPLFTGAVELPYTRAASIQKCVRTTDLEVVGKTERHCTFFEMLGNFSFGDYFKKEAIEYALDFSLNHLEIPKDKIWVTIYLDDDEAKKIWMDAGIPEERIVRLGKKDNFWGPAGDSGACGPCSELYLDRGPEKGGPNCGNNPNCKPGCDCDRYLEYWNLVFNQFNQTVSGELLPLKQTGIDTGSGLERVAMLLQEVDSVYDTDELKTIIQKIEILSGFQYNESTKQSFRVITDHSRSVFFSLGDGIYPDRTGRGYVIRRLIRRASLFARKLGIHEPFLYKLVGTLKDLYTVRYPELKDKVKDIESILKKEEELFLHTLEVGLEELESLLSHLTANKQTLVTGKEGFRLYSTYGFPREMTKELVEDRGFSFDDKGFEEELEKDRDLSRASWKGKKIQYLTGLSASNELKTEFLGYTESKSISNVLYLFVDGKSVPSAKQGEEVVIVLDKTPFYAEGGGQIGDTGYFKKDGFQFQVQDTQKENDTFLHMGMVLKGSISVGDVVEAEIHSERRQNLANHHSGTHLLNGALRRILGNHVTQKGSIVSADYLRFDFSHPKALSPEEIIQIESDVNEAVSANIPVKTEVLDLNQAKESGALSMFDEKYGNLVRVVSMGEKSKEFCGGTHVTNTKEIGFFAIVKEGSPGAGNRRIEAICGESVVSYFLQQFQTLASKIETHNLSAKEAFGDLKEFGISKEVPSPEGLQSIFLKDGKTAVASLRKLRETLESELEEKSSSLFKAKKKLEQQKFQMNPELVDGLLQKAHKFTKGKVVTEVFPSVDAKALKDLADSLKAKEPEILCLFGTTEGESSTLVFMCNKVLNDKGIHCGDMLKETLVMLDGKGGGRPDMAQGGGKKPESVAKSLEFALSLAKTKLS, from the coding sequence ATGAAGTCGAAAACCGTCCAAGAAATCGCAAGGTTGTACACGAACTATTTCCAAGAGAAAGGACATACCATTGTTCCTTCCTCTAGTCTCATTCCCAAAGGGGATCCCACACTTTTATTCACAACCGCAGGTATGGTACAGTTCAAACCTCTTTTTACTGGGGCAGTGGAGCTCCCATACACAAGAGCTGCTTCCATTCAAAAATGTGTCCGCACCACTGATTTGGAAGTTGTCGGGAAAACGGAACGGCATTGTACTTTTTTTGAAATGTTAGGAAATTTTTCCTTCGGTGATTATTTCAAAAAGGAAGCCATCGAATACGCGTTAGATTTTTCACTGAACCATCTGGAAATTCCCAAAGATAAAATTTGGGTGACCATTTACCTAGATGATGATGAAGCCAAAAAAATCTGGATGGATGCCGGGATACCAGAAGAACGAATTGTACGCCTTGGTAAAAAAGATAATTTTTGGGGACCTGCAGGAGACAGTGGAGCTTGTGGTCCTTGTTCCGAATTGTATTTGGACAGAGGACCAGAAAAAGGTGGTCCCAATTGCGGCAATAACCCCAATTGTAAACCAGGTTGTGACTGTGACCGTTATTTAGAATATTGGAATTTAGTTTTTAACCAATTCAACCAAACGGTCTCGGGAGAACTTCTCCCTCTCAAACAAACTGGAATTGATACAGGATCTGGTCTCGAACGAGTGGCCATGTTATTACAAGAAGTGGACTCGGTTTATGACACGGATGAATTAAAAACCATCATCCAAAAAATAGAAATACTATCGGGTTTTCAGTATAATGAATCCACCAAACAATCGTTTCGTGTGATTACTGACCATTCCCGTTCTGTCTTTTTTTCACTTGGGGATGGGATTTACCCTGACCGCACAGGACGTGGGTATGTCATCCGCCGTCTCATCAGACGTGCATCACTTTTTGCAAGAAAACTCGGAATCCATGAGCCGTTTTTATACAAACTAGTTGGCACTCTAAAAGATTTGTATACGGTCCGCTATCCAGAATTAAAAGACAAAGTAAAAGACATTGAATCCATCTTAAAAAAAGAAGAAGAACTTTTCCTACATACACTCGAAGTGGGACTCGAAGAATTAGAATCTTTACTTTCCCATCTAACGGCAAACAAACAAACACTTGTTACGGGAAAGGAAGGATTCCGATTGTATTCCACATACGGGTTCCCTCGTGAGATGACAAAGGAACTTGTGGAGGACCGTGGGTTTAGTTTCGATGACAAAGGTTTTGAAGAAGAACTAGAAAAAGACAGAGATTTATCTCGTGCGAGTTGGAAAGGGAAAAAAATCCAATACCTGACTGGACTTTCCGCCTCCAACGAATTAAAAACAGAATTTTTAGGGTATACGGAATCCAAATCAATAAGTAATGTTTTGTATCTTTTTGTGGATGGGAAGTCAGTTCCCTCCGCCAAACAAGGGGAAGAGGTTGTCATCGTTCTCGATAAAACTCCTTTTTATGCAGAAGGTGGTGGTCAGATTGGTGACACAGGTTACTTCAAAAAAGATGGTTTCCAATTCCAAGTCCAAGACACCCAAAAAGAAAATGATACCTTCCTGCATATGGGTATGGTATTGAAGGGAAGTATCTCTGTTGGGGATGTGGTTGAAGCGGAGATCCATTCGGAACGTAGGCAAAACCTTGCCAACCACCACTCCGGTACACACTTGTTAAACGGGGCACTTCGTAGGATTCTAGGTAACCATGTGACCCAAAAAGGTTCCATTGTATCAGCAGATTACTTAAGGTTTGATTTTTCTCATCCAAAAGCATTATCTCCTGAAGAGATCATTCAAATTGAATCGGATGTAAACGAAGCTGTGAGTGCCAATATCCCTGTCAAAACAGAAGTATTGGACTTAAACCAAGCCAAAGAATCAGGTGCTCTTTCCATGTTTGATGAAAAGTATGGAAACCTTGTGCGTGTGGTTTCGATGGGAGAAAAATCAAAAGAATTCTGTGGTGGAACCCATGTAACGAACACCAAAGAAATTGGTTTTTTTGCCATTGTAAAAGAAGGGAGCCCTGGTGCGGGAAATAGACGGATTGAGGCCATTTGTGGGGAATCAGTTGTGTCTTATTTTTTACAACAGTTCCAAACATTGGCCTCCAAAATCGAAACACATAACCTCTCCGCCAAAGAGGCATTTGGTGATTTAAAAGAGTTTGGAATTTCAAAAGAAGTTCCATCTCCAGAAGGTTTACAATCCATCTTCTTAAAAGATGGAAAAACAGCCGTGGCAAGTCTTCGTAAACTCAGAGAAACTTTGGAATCGGAACTCGAAGAAAAATCGTCCTCGCTGTTTAAGGCGAAAAAGAAATTAGAACAACAAAAGTTCCAAATGAACCCAGAACTTGTGGATGGTCTCTTACAAAAGGCACACAAGTTTACCAAAGGAAAAGTGGTCACAGAAGTATTTCCTTCTGTCGATGCAAAAGCCCTGAAAGATTTGGCAGACTCACTCAAGGCAAAAGAACCAGAGATTCTTTGTTTGTTTGGAACCACAGAAGGAGAGTCAAGTACTCTCGTTTTTATGTGTAATAAGGTACTCAATGACAAAGGCATCCACTGTGGTGATATGTTAAAGGAAACCTTGGTGATGTTAGATGGAAAAGGGGGAGGACGTCCTGATATGGCACAAGGTGGTGGTAAAAAACCAGAATCTGTTGCCAAGTCCTTAGAATTTGCCCTTTCCCTTGCCAAAACAAAATTATCGTAA
- a CDS encoding YajQ family cyclic di-GMP-binding protein, translating to MAQDPSFDIVSKLDRPELQNAVSQAMTEIQTRFDFKGSNSEIKITDDQLVLTSENEIKLKQVIDVLTTKMAKRGISLKAFDFDSKVESATGQTVRMKVKIQNGLDKEQTKQITTLIKDQKLKVQATIQGDSVRVVGKKKDDLQEVMAAIRNANFNFDANFTNFKG from the coding sequence ATGGCACAAGACCCTTCCTTTGACATTGTATCAAAACTCGATCGCCCTGAATTACAAAATGCAGTCTCCCAAGCGATGACCGAGATCCAAACTCGTTTTGATTTTAAGGGATCCAATTCCGAAATCAAAATCACAGACGACCAATTGGTTTTGACATCTGAAAACGAAATCAAATTGAAACAGGTGATTGATGTCCTTACGACCAAAATGGCTAAACGAGGCATCAGCCTAAAAGCCTTCGATTTTGATTCCAAAGTGGAATCTGCCACAGGGCAAACGGTTCGGATGAAGGTGAAAATCCAAAACGGTTTGGACAAAGAACAAACAAAACAAATCACAACCCTCATCAAAGACCAAAAATTAAAAGTCCAAGCGACCATCCAAGGGGATTCGGTGCGCGTAGTTGGTAAAAAAAAGGACGATTTGCAAGAGGTGATGGCAGCCATCCGCAATGCGAATTTCAATTTTGATGCCAATTTTACGAACTTCAAAGGATAA
- a CDS encoding DNA translocase FtsK, with product MDPKKSVWGWTLPRKDFLPYLFVFSGVFLLLSLFSFQEGEDGSLFNWFGRLGHYIALTLFYLLGKTSFLLAGFVLLLGVLSLRNPDFDALSKALFFPIFLIATTVSLNLLETPMGHVGDSGGILGQFFSWIFSYLFGETGRVLVVFFLYLYFAVIWLEDGAWSYTFSTIHSVSEKLYHLMGGRRELPHFKLPSFMESVVSTRRAPVEEVRQRDWFQVQTEEESKDDLARHFWNVVANETAKESRFQNEFPPSSRYREEEKNSFQNSYRHQSKEKPKSQVVVFQNAKQFEGFFDASGNVFRFQKQRTTQVSGSNGSINSKPKLQVVDKREFSEGEEVGSSLTDNSDAIRESKILFQFPEAKWKPKLDKEVSLEGLELPKLEPMRHGFGDQFPQMGTSPFAKNEAHESMEGSGHWDETDPLEEEEEEEANDELSSQENDTPTLTIPIPESVRLSLVEETGFETENWDETMDADASFSDSDDGELEEETLETLVVEESSSHVRSNLSAGNFGKKKQPPKETKTEQELMFGSMVPKPKLKKGKYYISPRLLASHQVPVANILKNDSELDLIAKKIEESTGHFGIESKVITKERGPIITRYEITIPNGIKLNRIVSLSDEIRAYLEVKNIRIVAPIPGKASIGIEVPNRIREDVFLSEILKDTILQQKAKDLSICIGKDISGKLVMIDIAKLPHLLVAGTTGSGKSVSINAMITSLICTRSPEEVRFIMIDPKMVEMTLYEGIPHLLMPVITDPKKATKALSWAIQEMESRYQMISQLKSRDFKSFNEKVEEYAHAKGFQKLPYIVIFIDELADLMMVSGKDLEEQIQRISQKARAVGIHLVMATQRPSVDVITGVIKANCPARVAFQVAQKTDSRTILDTSGAETLLGKGDFLYRSPTSSDLMRIQAPYIEEKEIDSIVEEAKKQGAPAYVEMNWEDETNIEMASDEDEELFEEAWNIVVTEKKASASYLQRRMRIGYNKAARLMELMEMRGYVSPQIGAKPREILRSA from the coding sequence ATGGACCCTAAAAAATCCGTATGGGGATGGACCTTGCCTAGAAAGGATTTCCTCCCGTATTTATTTGTATTTTCTGGAGTATTTTTACTGTTATCCCTTTTTTCCTTCCAAGAAGGAGAGGATGGGTCACTGTTTAATTGGTTTGGAAGGCTTGGGCATTACATTGCTCTTACCCTTTTTTACCTACTCGGAAAAACTTCCTTTTTACTCGCTGGGTTTGTATTACTCTTAGGTGTCCTTTCACTTCGTAACCCCGACTTTGATGCCTTAAGTAAGGCTTTATTTTTTCCCATTTTCCTCATTGCCACAACAGTGAGTTTGAACCTTCTCGAAACTCCCATGGGACATGTGGGTGATAGTGGTGGCATCCTTGGCCAATTTTTTTCTTGGATCTTTTCCTATCTATTTGGGGAAACAGGTAGAGTGCTTGTTGTTTTTTTTCTGTATTTGTACTTTGCTGTGATTTGGTTAGAAGATGGGGCTTGGTCTTATACGTTTTCTACCATCCATTCCGTTTCTGAAAAACTCTACCACCTAATGGGTGGAAGACGAGAGTTGCCACATTTTAAACTTCCTTCCTTTATGGAATCGGTGGTCTCAACACGCCGTGCCCCCGTAGAGGAAGTGAGACAAAGGGATTGGTTTCAGGTCCAAACAGAAGAGGAATCAAAAGATGACCTCGCTCGTCATTTTTGGAATGTGGTGGCAAATGAAACGGCTAAGGAATCTCGTTTTCAGAATGAATTTCCTCCTTCCTCTCGCTATCGGGAAGAGGAAAAAAACTCATTCCAAAATTCATACCGACACCAATCCAAAGAAAAACCAAAATCACAGGTTGTAGTATTCCAAAATGCCAAACAGTTTGAAGGATTTTTTGATGCGTCAGGAAATGTCTTTCGTTTCCAGAAACAAAGGACAACACAAGTTTCCGGATCAAATGGTTCCATCAATTCAAAACCAAAATTACAAGTAGTCGATAAACGTGAATTCAGTGAAGGAGAAGAGGTTGGTTCTTCTCTTACAGATAATTCAGATGCCATTCGTGAATCCAAAATCCTCTTTCAGTTCCCAGAGGCAAAATGGAAACCAAAATTGGACAAGGAAGTTTCACTCGAAGGATTAGAACTCCCAAAATTAGAACCAATGAGACATGGATTCGGGGACCAGTTTCCTCAGATGGGTACCAGTCCTTTCGCAAAGAACGAGGCCCATGAATCGATGGAAGGTAGTGGACACTGGGACGAGACAGACCCATTGGAAGAGGAAGAGGAAGAAGAAGCAAACGATGAACTTTCTTCCCAAGAGAATGATACACCAACTCTGACCATTCCGATTCCTGAATCCGTTCGACTTTCCCTTGTCGAAGAAACGGGTTTTGAAACAGAAAATTGGGATGAAACAATGGATGCGGATGCATCATTCTCTGATTCGGATGATGGAGAATTAGAAGAAGAAACTTTAGAAACCTTGGTTGTCGAGGAGTCTTCTTCACACGTTCGTTCGAATTTGAGTGCAGGCAATTTTGGTAAGAAAAAACAACCACCAAAGGAAACAAAAACCGAACAAGAACTGATGTTTGGTTCCATGGTGCCAAAACCAAAATTGAAAAAAGGGAAATATTATATTTCTCCAAGACTCCTTGCGTCTCACCAAGTCCCTGTGGCCAATATCTTAAAAAATGATTCGGAACTTGACCTCATCGCCAAAAAAATAGAGGAGTCAACAGGCCACTTTGGAATTGAATCAAAAGTCATAACCAAAGAACGAGGGCCCATCATCACTCGTTACGAAATCACGATTCCCAATGGAATCAAACTCAACCGAATTGTGTCTTTGTCAGATGAGATCAGGGCATACCTCGAAGTGAAAAACATTCGGATTGTAGCACCTATCCCAGGTAAGGCGTCCATTGGAATCGAGGTTCCCAACCGAATCAGGGAAGATGTGTTTTTATCAGAAATTTTAAAAGACACGATCCTCCAACAAAAAGCAAAAGACCTTTCCATTTGTATTGGAAAGGATATTTCGGGCAAACTTGTGATGATTGATATCGCAAAACTCCCTCACTTACTTGTCGCAGGAACCACAGGTTCTGGTAAATCAGTGAGTATCAATGCGATGATCACAAGCCTTATCTGCACTCGTTCCCCAGAAGAAGTTCGGTTCATCATGATCGATCCAAAGATGGTAGAGATGACACTTTATGAAGGAATCCCTCACCTTCTTATGCCAGTGATCACCGATCCGAAAAAGGCTACGAAGGCACTTTCCTGGGCGATCCAAGAAATGGAGAGTCGTTACCAAATGATCTCCCAATTGAAAAGCAGGGACTTCAAAAGTTTCAATGAGAAGGTAGAGGAATATGCTCACGCCAAAGGTTTCCAAAAACTCCCTTACATTGTGATTTTCATTGATGAGCTTGCGGACCTCATGATGGTTTCAGGAAAGGATTTGGAAGAACAGATCCAACGAATTTCCCAAAAAGCTAGAGCAGTCGGAATCCACTTGGTGATGGCGACCCAAAGGCCATCTGTGGATGTGATCACAGGGGTCATCAAAGCAAACTGCCCAGCCAGGGTTGCTTTCCAAGTCGCACAAAAAACAGATTCACGCACCATCCTCGATACGAGTGGGGCGGAAACCCTCCTTGGAAAAGGGGACTTTTTGTACCGTTCCCCTACATCGAGTGACCTCATGCGGATCCAAGCTCCTTACATTGAAGAGAAAGAAATTGATTCCATCGTGGAAGAAGCCAAAAAACAAGGGGCTCCTGCGTATGTGGAAATGAACTGGGAAGATGAAACGAATATTGAAATGGCCTCAGACGAGGACGAGGAATTATTCGAAGAAGCATGGAACATTGTTGTGACAGAAAAAAAAGCCAGTGCAAGTTACTTGCAACGAAGGATGCGAATCGGTTACAACAAAGCGGCAAGGCTAATGGAACTCATGGAAATGCGGGGGTATGTTTCTCCGCAAATCGGGGCAAAACCTCGGGAAATTTTACGTTCAGCGTAA